A stretch of the Mesorhizobium huakuii genome encodes the following:
- the accC gene encoding acetyl-CoA carboxylase biotin carboxylase subunit, which yields MFQKILIANRGEIALRVLRACKELGIQTVVVHSTADADAMHVRLADESVCIGPPPSRDSYLNIHQIVAACEITGADAVHPGYGFLSENAKFADILAAHNITFIGPSGDHIRIMGDKIEAKRTAKRLGIPVVPGSDGAVTDQKEARRIAAEIGYPVIIKASAGGGGRGMKVALTEADLEIALQTASTEAGAAFGDDAVYIEKYLEKPRHIEVQVFGDGFGRGVHFGERDCSLQRRHQKVWEEAPSPALNAEERSRIGGICAKAIADLGYSGAGTIEFLYENGEFYFIEMNTRLQVEHPVTEAITGIDLVHEQIRVASGGGLSVKQEDIKFNGHAIECRINAEDPRTFTPSPGTITHFHTPGGLGIRVDSGVYSGYKIPPYYDSLIGKLIVHGRNRVECMMRLRRALDEFVVDGIKTTLPLFRDLVGNADIANGDYDIHWLEKYLAKEE from the coding sequence ATGTTTCAGAAGATCCTCATCGCCAATCGCGGCGAAATCGCGCTTCGGGTGCTGCGCGCCTGCAAGGAACTCGGCATCCAGACGGTGGTGGTGCATTCGACCGCCGACGCTGACGCCATGCATGTCAGGCTCGCCGACGAAAGCGTGTGCATTGGCCCGCCGCCATCGCGCGACAGCTACCTCAACATCCATCAGATCGTCGCGGCCTGCGAGATCACCGGCGCCGACGCCGTGCATCCGGGCTACGGCTTCCTGTCGGAGAACGCCAAGTTCGCCGACATCCTGGCCGCGCACAACATCACCTTCATCGGCCCGTCCGGCGACCATATCCGTATCATGGGCGACAAGATCGAGGCCAAGCGCACCGCCAAGCGCCTCGGCATTCCGGTGGTTCCCGGTTCGGACGGCGCCGTCACCGATCAAAAGGAAGCCAGGCGCATTGCCGCCGAGATCGGCTATCCCGTGATCATCAAGGCGTCGGCCGGCGGCGGCGGGCGCGGCATGAAGGTTGCGCTTACCGAGGCTGACCTCGAGATTGCCTTACAGACAGCGAGCACGGAAGCCGGTGCCGCCTTCGGCGACGATGCCGTCTACATCGAGAAATACCTGGAAAAGCCGCGCCACATCGAAGTGCAGGTGTTCGGCGACGGCTTCGGCCGCGGCGTGCATTTCGGTGAGCGCGACTGTTCGCTGCAACGCCGCCATCAAAAAGTCTGGGAAGAGGCGCCCTCGCCGGCCCTCAACGCCGAGGAGCGGTCCCGCATCGGCGGCATCTGCGCCAAGGCCATTGCCGATCTCGGCTATTCCGGCGCCGGCACGATCGAGTTCCTCTACGAGAATGGCGAGTTCTATTTCATCGAGATGAACACGCGCCTGCAGGTCGAGCATCCGGTGACGGAGGCGATAACCGGCATCGATCTCGTGCATGAGCAGATCCGCGTCGCTTCCGGTGGCGGTCTTTCGGTCAAGCAGGAAGACATCAAGTTCAATGGCCACGCCATCGAATGCCGCATCAATGCCGAGGATCCGCGCACCTTCACCCCCTCGCCCGGCACCATCACGCATTTCCATACGCCAGGCGGTCTCGGCATCCGCGTCGATTCCGGCGTCTATTCCGGCTACAAGATCCCGCCCTATTACGACAGCCTGATCGGCAAGCTGATCGTGCATGGGCGCAACCGCGTCGAATGCATGATGCGGCTGCGGCGGGCGCTGGATGAATTCGTCGTCGACGGCATCAAGACGACATTGCCGCTGTTTCGCGATCTGGTCGGCAATGCCGACATCGCCAATGGCGATTATGACATCCACTGGCTGGAAAAATACCTGGCCAAGGAAGAGTAG
- the aroQ gene encoding type II 3-dehydroquinate dehydratase: MKTVFVLNGPNLNALGKREPGIYGGKTLAAIADDCKQAGASLGLEIDFRQSNHEGDLVDWIQEAGDKAAGIVINPGAYSHTSIAIHDAIRSVAPLPVAEVHLSNIHARESFRHVSMVAPVAVGMICGFGPLGYTLALQALAARL, from the coding sequence TTGAAAACGGTTTTCGTCCTGAACGGTCCCAATCTCAACGCGCTCGGCAAGCGCGAGCCGGGCATCTATGGCGGCAAGACGCTTGCCGCCATCGCCGACGACTGCAAGCAGGCCGGCGCGTCGCTCGGGCTCGAGATCGATTTCCGCCAGTCGAACCATGAGGGCGACCTTGTCGACTGGATCCAGGAAGCCGGCGACAAGGCCGCCGGCATCGTCATCAATCCAGGCGCCTATAGCCATACCTCGATCGCGATCCATGACGCCATCCGTTCGGTTGCGCCGCTGCCGGTCGCCGAAGTTCACCTTTCCAACATCCATGCGCGGGAATCATTCCGCCACGTCTCCATGGTCGCGCCGGTCGCCGTCGGCATGATCTGTGGCTTTGGGCCGCTCGGCTACACGCTGGCGCTGCAGGCGCTGGCCGCACGCCTATGA
- a CDS encoding DsbA family protein, with product MKKALLLGTTGIAVALAMLAFGFVAGSPQIAKAGTTQPVQATQPVQTAGADTKAADTKIDRTEVEGIIRDYLLKNPEVLLEVQDALEAKQKEEQRIAALGVIKNAKEQIFNSSFDGIVGNPNGKVTIVEFYDYNCGFCKRAIEDMRALTKSDPDLRFVLKEFPILGPDSQKASVVSMAFHLMKPEKYGEFHNALLGGQGRATEAAAIKIALSLGADEATLREKMKDPSITEAFSKTYDLANKLSITGTPSYVVGNEVVFGALGQEVLAQKIEAAKAAL from the coding sequence ATGAAAAAGGCACTGCTGCTGGGCACCACGGGGATCGCTGTGGCCCTCGCCATGCTGGCTTTCGGTTTCGTCGCCGGCAGCCCGCAGATTGCCAAGGCCGGTACAACGCAGCCTGTCCAGGCGACTCAGCCTGTCCAGACGGCAGGGGCAGACACCAAGGCGGCCGATACCAAGATCGACCGCACCGAGGTCGAGGGCATAATCCGCGACTACCTCCTGAAGAACCCGGAAGTGCTGCTCGAAGTGCAGGACGCGCTCGAGGCCAAGCAGAAGGAAGAACAACGGATCGCCGCGCTCGGCGTCATCAAGAACGCCAAGGAGCAGATCTTCAACTCCAGCTTCGACGGCATCGTCGGCAACCCGAACGGCAAGGTGACCATCGTCGAGTTCTACGACTACAATTGCGGCTTCTGCAAACGCGCCATCGAGGACATGCGGGCGCTGACCAAGTCCGATCCGGATCTGCGCTTCGTGCTCAAGGAATTCCCGATCCTTGGCCCGGATTCGCAAAAAGCCAGCGTCGTCTCGATGGCCTTCCACCTGATGAAGCCGGAAAAATACGGCGAGTTCCACAACGCGCTGCTCGGCGGCCAGGGACGCGCCACCGAAGCGGCCGCGATCAAGATCGCGCTTTCGCTCGGTGCCGACGAGGCGACGCTGCGCGAGAAGATGAAGGATCCGTCGATCACCGAGGCCTTCTCCAAGACCTACGATCTTGCCAACAAGCTGTCGATCACCGGAACGCCGTCCTATGTCGTCGGCAACGAGGTCGTGTTCGGCGCTCTCGGGCAGGAAGTGCTGGCGCAAAAGATCGAGGCGGCGAAGGCCGCGCTTTGA
- a CDS encoding tetratricopeptide repeat protein, with the protein MLSRPRSTIARAARVFATLSLGVAVAVASSVTAFAQSVPVVRDAEIEALVRDYARPIFKAAGLANDGIDIVLVNDSSFNAFVTGRRLFINTGALMTAETPNEIIGVIAHEAGHIAGGHQQKLRDQLERAKTMAIIATLLGAGAIVAGATTNSRGLAGAGMGVAAGGGEMAQRSILAYQRTEEITADRSAITYLNATGQSGMGMLKTFRRFQTALSLSGAQIDPYRISHPMPQERIANLEVLVKQSPNVDKLDPPALQQRHDMMRVKIAVYMEGKATAGRLMQMMRGSLAALYGDAQSTYLYGDIAGALAKTNALIKAQPKNAYFQELRGDILMKANKPKDAAEAYAKAVSLDPARSGLLPVSLGQALMAVGTPDALKKAVVQINNGLGRDKENAEGYRYLAQAYGELGDIPGAELATAEGHFYSGNYKDAKIFAMRAQQQMKRGEPRWIRAQDIINYKSTSKI; encoded by the coding sequence ATGTTGAGCCGACCCAGATCGACGATTGCCCGGGCAGCGCGTGTTTTCGCGACGCTATCGCTTGGCGTCGCCGTCGCCGTGGCCAGTTCGGTCACCGCCTTCGCCCAAAGCGTGCCGGTGGTACGCGATGCCGAGATCGAGGCTCTGGTGCGTGACTACGCGCGGCCGATCTTCAAGGCGGCGGGGCTGGCGAATGACGGCATCGATATCGTGCTGGTCAACGATTCCAGCTTCAACGCTTTCGTTACCGGGCGGCGGCTGTTCATCAACACCGGTGCGCTGATGACGGCCGAAACGCCCAACGAGATCATCGGCGTCATCGCGCACGAGGCCGGCCATATCGCCGGCGGCCACCAGCAGAAACTGCGTGACCAGCTCGAGCGCGCCAAGACGATGGCCATCATCGCCACCTTGCTTGGCGCAGGTGCGATCGTGGCGGGTGCGACCACCAACAGCCGCGGCCTTGCCGGCGCCGGCATGGGTGTTGCCGCCGGCGGCGGCGAAATGGCACAGCGCAGCATCCTCGCCTACCAGCGCACCGAAGAGATAACAGCCGACCGCTCCGCCATCACCTATCTCAACGCCACCGGCCAGTCCGGCATGGGCATGCTGAAGACGTTCCGGCGCTTCCAGACCGCGCTGTCGCTGTCGGGTGCGCAGATCGATCCCTACCGGATCAGCCATCCGATGCCGCAGGAGCGCATCGCGAATCTCGAAGTGCTGGTCAAGCAGAGCCCGAATGTCGATAAGCTCGACCCGCCGGCACTGCAGCAGCGCCACGACATGATGCGGGTGAAGATCGCCGTCTATATGGAAGGCAAGGCCACCGCAGGCAGGCTGATGCAAATGATGCGGGGCAGCCTCGCGGCACTCTATGGCGATGCCCAATCGACCTACCTTTACGGTGACATCGCCGGCGCACTCGCCAAGACCAATGCCCTGATCAAGGCACAGCCCAAGAACGCCTATTTCCAGGAGTTGCGCGGCGACATCTTGATGAAGGCGAACAAGCCCAAGGATGCAGCCGAAGCCTATGCCAAGGCGGTCAGCCTCGATCCCGCGCGGTCCGGCTTGCTGCCCGTCTCGCTTGGCCAGGCGCTGATGGCGGTCGGCACGCCTGACGCGCTGAAGAAAGCTGTCGTGCAGATCAACAATGGTCTGGGTCGCGACAAGGAAAATGCCGAGGGGTATCGTTACCTGGCGCAGGCTTACGGCGAGTTGGGTGACATACCGGGCGCCGAGCTTGCCACGGCCGAGGGTCATTTCTATTCCGGTAACTACAAGGATGCGAAGATCTTCGCCATGCGCGCGCAACAGCAGATGAAGCGCGGCGAGCCACGTTGGATACGCGCCCAGGATATCATAAACTACAAATCGACAAGCAAGATCTAG
- a CDS encoding pyridoxal phosphate-dependent aminotransferase yields the protein MVVSLSRRGNVEPFHAMDVLAEANRLRAQGVPVISMAVGQPSDPAPARVRAAAAKALEHGRIGYTDTLGLAALRKAIAAHYADHYRLEVEPGRIAVTTGSSAAFNLAFLAMFDPGDRVAIAAPGYPAYRNIMAALGIEVVEIELGDAAYLHAGHLETAHREKPLKGVLFASPANPTGAVIPADELSALVNTAETLGIAVISDEIYHRLAYGAPDTTALAFGNSVTVINSFSKYYCMTGWRIGWMVLPEELVRPVERIAQSLYISPPELSQIAAIEAFAATDELEAVKGRYAWNRELLMKRLPELGFPLAAPMDGAFYAFCDVTRHSNDSMAFARKMLAEAHVAATPGRDFDTQAGHRTMRFSYAGSHDDMVEAMARIERWLR from the coding sequence ATGGTCGTTTCGCTCTCACGTCGTGGCAATGTCGAGCCATTCCACGCCATGGATGTGCTGGCCGAAGCGAACAGGCTGAGGGCCCAGGGCGTGCCGGTGATTTCTATGGCGGTCGGCCAGCCCTCAGATCCGGCGCCCGCACGGGTTCGCGCGGCCGCGGCCAAGGCCTTGGAGCACGGCCGCATCGGCTACACCGATACGCTGGGACTGGCCGCTCTGCGCAAGGCGATCGCCGCGCACTACGCGGATCACTATCGGCTTGAAGTCGAGCCCGGCCGGATCGCGGTGACCACCGGATCATCGGCGGCCTTCAATCTCGCCTTCCTGGCGATGTTCGATCCGGGCGATCGCGTCGCCATCGCAGCACCTGGCTATCCTGCCTATCGCAACATCATGGCGGCGCTCGGCATCGAAGTGGTCGAGATCGAGCTCGGCGACGCGGCCTACCTGCATGCCGGTCATCTGGAGACCGCGCATCGCGAGAAACCGCTGAAGGGTGTTCTGTTCGCGAGCCCCGCCAACCCGACCGGCGCGGTCATACCGGCCGACGAACTGTCGGCGCTGGTCAATACGGCGGAGACACTGGGGATCGCCGTCATTTCCGATGAGATCTACCATCGGCTGGCCTATGGCGCCCCTGACACCACGGCACTTGCCTTCGGCAACAGCGTGACGGTGATCAATTCCTTCTCGAAATACTATTGCATGACCGGCTGGCGCATCGGCTGGATGGTGTTGCCGGAAGAGCTGGTGCGGCCGGTCGAGCGCATTGCCCAGAGCCTCTACATCTCGCCGCCGGAGCTCTCGCAGATCGCCGCGATCGAGGCCTTTGCCGCGACCGATGAGCTAGAAGCGGTCAAAGGCCGCTACGCCTGGAATCGCGAGCTCTTGATGAAACGCCTGCCGGAACTCGGCTTTCCGCTGGCAGCACCCATGGACGGCGCCTTCTATGCCTTTTGCGATGTCACGAGGCACTCCAATGACAGCATGGCCTTCGCGCGCAAGATGCTGGCCGAGGCGCATGTGGCGGCGACGCCCGGCCGCGACTTCGACACCCAGGCGGGGCACCGAACGATGCGGTTTTCCTATGCCGGTAGCCACGACGACATGGTCGAGGCGATGGCGCGCATCGAACGCTGGTTGAGGTAG
- a CDS encoding glutaminase: protein MPELEQAPKLDQALAEVAAEMAERTDRGDVATYIPQLGKVDPKKFGIAAVTNDGRVLMAGDADQPFSIQSVSKVFTLTLALGNVGDALWKRVGREPSGNPFNSIVQLEHENGIPRNPFINAGAIVISDILLAGHQPREAIGEILRFIQFLADDETIIIDREVAASERATGYRNFALANYMKSFGNLHHAPELALGVYFHHCAIAMSCRQLAMAGRFLANGGKNPATGYQVVSAERARRIGAMMLTCGHYDGSGDFAFRVGIPGKSGVGGGILGIVPGVASLAVWSPGLNANGNSKLGSIALEKLARMMNWSIFAP from the coding sequence ATGCCGGAACTCGAACAGGCCCCCAAACTTGATCAAGCATTGGCCGAAGTCGCCGCCGAAATGGCTGAACGCACCGATCGCGGCGATGTCGCGACCTACATTCCCCAATTGGGCAAGGTCGATCCGAAAAAATTCGGCATTGCCGCCGTAACCAATGACGGCCGTGTGCTGATGGCGGGCGATGCCGACCAGCCGTTCTCGATCCAGAGCGTCTCCAAGGTGTTCACCTTGACGCTGGCGCTCGGCAATGTCGGCGACGCGCTGTGGAAACGGGTCGGGCGCGAGCCGTCGGGCAATCCTTTCAACTCGATCGTCCAGCTCGAGCACGAGAACGGCATTCCGCGTAATCCGTTCATCAATGCCGGCGCCATCGTCATTTCCGATATCCTGCTTGCCGGCCACCAGCCGCGCGAGGCGATCGGCGAGATCCTGCGCTTCATCCAGTTCCTTGCCGACGACGAGACCATCATCATCGACCGTGAGGTCGCGGCCTCCGAACGCGCCACCGGCTATCGCAACTTCGCGCTGGCCAACTACATGAAATCCTTTGGCAATCTTCACCATGCGCCGGAACTGGCGCTGGGCGTCTATTTCCATCATTGCGCCATCGCCATGAGTTGCCGACAACTGGCGATGGCCGGCCGTTTCCTCGCCAATGGCGGCAAGAACCCGGCCACCGGATATCAGGTGGTGTCGGCGGAGCGGGCGCGGCGCATCGGCGCCATGATGCTGACCTGCGGCCACTATGACGGCTCCGGCGACTTCGCCTTCCGCGTCGGCATTCCGGGAAAAAGCGGCGTCGGCGGCGGCATATTGGGCATCGTGCCGGGCGTCGCCTCGCTTGCCGTCTGGTCGCCCGGCCTCAACGCCAACGGCAATTCCAAGCTGGGTTCGATCGCGCTGGAGAAGCTGGCCAGGATGATGAACTGGTCGATCTTCGCGCCTTAG